The sequence GGAGaaagcagggctgggcaggagaGGGGGCTTAGGGATAGTTGAAGACTCAGTCAcaaagaaacagaggcagagagaggataGCCAGCCCGGGGGAGGGGCACAGCACAGAGAAGTTGCTGCAAAGACAGAGGAACAGACAGGAGGCTGAGAGGCCGAGACAGAGGCCAGGCACCCAGAGGCCACAGGGAgccgggagactgaggcttggACAGCCTGGGGGCTGGGATAGGCAGGCAGGTGGGCTCAGAGACACCCAGCCCAGCAggccctggggaggggagggaaggggacagGCTAGGGTTGCCTGGCGGGGGATCAGAAGTGAGAGACCGAGGCCCAGGCTTGCGGAGATCAGAGCCATGGCCTTTCCCACATGGGGCCCTAACCTTGTTTTCCACACCCTGGGCACGGAAGGGGATTATCACCAAACAACCCGGCCTCTctgccacccacccacccacccccggTGCCCCACCCTTAACCCTTTCCCACCCCAGTGCAAAGCCCAGAGAGCTGAGCTGAGGAAAGGGATGCTGGGAGCTGGAACCTGGGTGGCTCTGGGGCTTGGGAGTGGGACAATGGGATCCCCATGGGGTCAGGGGAAGCAGACACCTGGGTTCCCTTCAGAACTCAGGGTGTGGGGACCGGAAGTTAGAGTTCTGGGACTTtctgctcacctcagcccccGCCCTCTGTCCTGGGCCTCAGGGCCTGGAGACCAGAGTCTCTGCCTTCTCCACCCATCCAGAGTTCCCCAGAGCAGATGGGGGAACagatgttgggggtggggggtaatgaggaagagagagacaggaaagcaggAGCTGGGACAGGGTGGGGTGCCAGATGCCAGGGAGCCCGTGGGGGCAGAAGCCCAGACCCCAGGAATGGCAGGAGCTGGGAAGGACTGGACTCTGAAATGCCCCCACTTTCCCCTTCCAGGGCCAGCAGCCTCTCGTGAGGAGCTCACTGTGGACTGGGGGCCTCAGAGCCTTTCCAGGCCCTTGGCTCTGAATCTGCACCCAGGCATGCCATTGGGCTGGGCATCTCTAGGGCACCCTGGGGGTAGGGGTAGGCCAcacctgccccagcctggccTCACAGCCCATGTCCCCACTGCTGTTGGCCACATGCAGACGCTGCCTCCCCTGGCCCCAGATGACAGGCCTCACCCTCTGCCCTCCCAAGGAGCCTGGCGCCATTTTGCACCCACTAGGGTGACGGCCGCCCACCTGGCCCTCAGCGGCATCCTGTTAAGGACCAACCCCCCATGtcccctttctctcttgctgGATAGTTCAGGGGGTGGCACCCTCTGGCCCTTAGCACCTTGAGGAACCAGGATGTGAGTTCCCTAGTGTTCCTGAGGGATCCAGAAACTAGTCATGGCCCACAGAGAGCCCATACCCCCCTTTAAGAAACAGAGTCCAGCTTTGCTCCCAGCAGATCCATAGGAGGCCTGCCTGGGCGGCGTGGGGTCCATCTGGGACCCAGGCTTCCTTTCCCTGGCTCTTGGCATGCACCCCCTACCCGAGCCCTGAGGCCCCGACATTGGCCAAACCTGCACTCAAGAAGACAGCGTCCCGCAGCCAGTTCCCCGCAGGCTCTTCCTCCAAGCTGTGGCGCGGTGGGTTCTCAGGAGGGAGTGGCGTGGCTGTTCTCAGGCCCCAGGCTAGTGGGGTTTCTGGGCTGGGCGGGGGCTCAGAGCAGAGCCCGCAGAATCTAACACCGCCACCCCTCTCCCGCCCCAATCCCCTCACCAACCGCAGCCACGCTATCCCCACAGGGACCCCTGCCAGCCAGGCCACCCGCAACGGTGTGGGACGTGAGCGCCGTTGCCCCTGGCGGTCCAGCAGCAGGACAGCCCCGAGCAGCCTGGCCTAGGAGGCTCACCGCAGGTAGGACGAGAGGCCGCCAGTCGGGGTTCCCGCTCCATCCCACTCTACCCCTGCCCACTGGCTCAGCCCCGCCTTGTGGTGGCCAATCGGGCAGGGGCTGACCTTTGGCAGACAGTCGCTGTTGGGAACTTTGCTCAGCCCCTGCCTCTGGCTGTGTGACCCCAAgccagcccctcctcctcccctctggaACCTTCAGTCAGCTGTGGATTCACTGAGCCTTAAGGTCAGTCATTTTCAAGCCGTAAAAATCTGTGCTCTTGGAAGGTTCAGACCAGCCCCCGGAATTCAAAAGACCTCAGTCACTTTCTAAGATGGCGGGAAGGCGACAAAGGAGCCAGAACACCTGGGCCCGTGGCAGAGGGAGAAGGCAGGGACCCCCGGGGTGCTCAAAAGCACCTCCCCAGTGCCGGTGTCCCGTGAGGCCTCAGTGCTTTCATCGTGACATTTTCATGCAAATGTTGGTGTCTACTGTATTCCATCTCCCAATGGGTTGACtagaaaaagaatgttttcaggccgggcgcggtggctcaagcctgtaatcccagcactttgggaggccgagacagcagatcacaaggtcaggagatcaagaccatcctggctaacacagtgaaaccccgtctctactgaaaaatacaaaaaagttagccgggcgcggtggcgggcgcctgtagtcccagctacccgggaggctgaggcagtagaatggtgtaaacccgggaggcgcagcttgcagtgagctgagatccggccactgcactccagcccgggcgacagagcgagactccgtctcaaaaaaaaagataatgttttcTGTCACTTCCCGCTGAGAAAAGCAAGGGCCTCATGGGGCTGGGGCACGGCACCTGCTGCCCTGGGTGGCCCCAGCGTTTATCGTGCCGTAGTGTGGGCCCAATCCTGACAGGCTTGGGACTCACTGCCCCAGGCCTGCCCCGGGGGGTGCGAGGGCACAGCCAAGGCAACCCTTGATTCTGGACCCTTAGGTACCACGTTGGAGGGGGCCAGATTCGGCAGGAGCAGGACGGGGACATCGAATTTGAAAGAAGGGAGTCACTCCGAAAGCTGGGAGGGGCATCAGCTGCAGGAAGACTGAGTGGGGCTGAGACACCCCCGTATCGGAGGGGGCATGTCAGAGCTAGGGGTCCAGGCTGTGCAAGTCAGAGTGGAACTTCGGGATTCAGGTGTGGGTCCCTCCACTGACCCTGCCTGAGCTCTCCCTGTATGGGACTTCGCTGGGGGTGTGCGCTGGGAACACAGACCCGGGCAGCGTCAGGCTCAGCGtctggagagggagggggagaccCCAGCAGCGCAGGTCCTTCCCTGCTCTAGATTGTTGGAAAGTGCCAAGTGCCTTGGAGTAAAGCAAGTGGGAAAGTGGCCACGGGGGCCCGGGGGTTGCAGATGTAAGTGGGGTGACGTGGAGGGCGTTTCTGCTGAGGCCACGGCCAGCACAGAACCCAGCTTTGCTGCCACAGAAAACTGAGGAGGAAGGTTCAGGTCTTGCTACGTCGTCCTCCCCACCTGGGCGAAGTCTCTTAAGCTCCGGCTCCTGGAGGGACGCTTTTGTTCCttgcagcctgagctgcctgagtTGATCTGTGCCCCTGCGGGTGCCTGGGGACAGGCGGGGAAGAAGAGACAGAGCTGCCAGAGCCAAGCAAATAGTGCCCCAAGCTGGGACGGAGACTGGTTTATTTTGTCGGGGAGAGTTCTTTAAGGGCTGGAGACCTTCACCCTCAGCTTCCACAGAAGGCTGGGCCTGCCCAAGGCACAGCTCTGAGGTGGGTTCAACCCAGAGAGACCCCCAGTGCTGGGCTCGCACAGACTTCCAACCCCTGCCTTGGTGACCCAGACATAACAGAGGCCCCACAAGGCGGGGCAGGTCACACCGCAGGAGTTACTGGGCAGAGTGTGGCTGGGTAGGGCCTGCCCTCCCTGGACGTGTTCAAAAAGGCCAGGATGGTAACCCCAGccacactgcctgggttcaaatccaccTCTGtcctagctgtgtgactgagAACAAgctccttaacctctctgtgccttagtttcctcatctgttaaatgatgATGAAAGAATGGACCTTCCTCATGGTGGGCAGAGGGAGTCGTGTGGACTAAATGAGCTGACATGCCCACAGGTTCTTATCTGAGCTCTCTGGGACAGTCATGTTCCAGAACCTTCTGCATTCTGGCCCCATTGTCGGACGCGTAGTCTGTATGTGACGTGGCACTCATGGCAGGTCTGGGCTGCATCACATTGTCAAACATGTTTTAGGCAGCAAAGCATATGGGTGTTCACAGTAAGAGAAGTAAAGTCTGTAAATAGCCACATGACCCTCCTCCAAGCCAGGGTTGTCCCACATGAGTTCAGGACAGGTTGGCGTTTGCCCCTCCCCCTGAGGAAAATGGCTGACAAGGAATCGTGGGCCAGGACAGCGAGCCCCGAGATGGGCCTGGCCTGCCAGCACCCTGGCAGCCTCGGCCTTGGCTGGTGCTTTTCTGTGGCTTTCTGGTTGTCTAGGCTGAGAACAGCCACAAGAGGGAGCACCTGAGACTCCAGGAAAAGCCAGGGCAGCCGCGGTACCCGCTGCTTGATCTGCAGGGCCCGAGGCAAAATGCAGACACAGGATCCCATGTTTAGAATTTATGAAggacagccgggcgcggtggctcacgcctgtaatcccagcactttgggaggccgaggcgggaggatcacaaggtcaggagatcgagaccacggtgaaaccccgtctctactaaaaatacaaaaaatgagccgggcgcagcggcgggcgcctgtagtcccagctactcgggaggctggggcaggagaatggcgtgaacccaggaggcggagcttgcagtgagccaggatcgcgccactgcactctagcttgggcgacagagcaagactccgtctcaaaaaaaaaaaaaaaaaaaagaatttatgaagGACTTTAAGATGGCGACGCCAGATCATTAAAGCAAGTGTAGGGCCTGTCTCAACGCAACTGCACGAATCACACAACATGAAGATGGACCCCACGGGGGGACACCCTTGTCTTGAGCTGGTTTCCCTTGGCCAGTAGCCCAGGCTCCGTCCCTGCCCTGCACCCCCCTGACCCCAGCCCTAGCCTTGGGACCTGCCCTGGGGCTCCAGCTGGGTTCAGAGCTCAGCTCCTTCTCCATGGGGCAGGACCCTGAGTTGAATGGGTGGCAAGATCATGTTTGGGACACAGTTTTTACCAGCTCAGTGAAAAAGGGCTCGGGCAGATTTAATTCACTTTTTGGAAACTAAAGCAGCGCCAGAGGCATTTATCTTAGGCCTTAGGCCAGCTGGCCTTGTTGGGGACCCACACAAGACTTTCAAGGAGGGCCCAGAGTGTTCAGGCTTCTCAAAAGGGTCAGAGGAACTAATAGAGGAGGATGAGAGCTGAGGAGGGTGAGAGCTGAGGAGGCCTGCAGGACCCCGATGTTTAAGGGGACAGGTGGAGGGAAAGATGGGGAGCCGGGAGGGGTGAGGCAGAAGCCAGAAGTTTTGGGGGTGAGCCCATGCCAACCAGGGCTTCCGCAgaaatggggtgggagggggtgaggggatGACTGCTGAGTTGTAGCCATTGGAGTGGCCACAGGGAAACCATAGGACATTGGTCAGAGGTGTGGACAAGGGGAAAAGAGAAAGCCGATCAGGACATGGTAGAGGCTGGGAGCAGAGGACCTTCTGGGAGCCCTGGGGAGAGCTGGAGGAGACTCGGGAAGAGCAGCCCCCGGAGAAGGGACTATCCATCCCATTGCGAGGACCGGGACCGCGGGCCCCATGGTGAGATGGCCTTGCACACCCACCACAACCAAACACGATGGCGAGCGAGGCCGGGAAATGGGGCCTTCCCGTGCTGCTGGTGGAAACAGAAACTGGGGCAGCCACCTGGCAGCTCCCGAAACGATTCAATGTAGAGTTCACCCTGTGACCCAGCACGCAGGTTCAtggcggcactattcacaacagccgaaaactggaaacaatccagtGCCTGTCACCTGATGAGTGAATAAATTGTGGTCTACCCCAACAATGGGACTTGCAGCTTTGAAAGGAGTGAGGCAGTtttctgggcgtggtggctgtacctgtagtcccagctactcgggaggccaacacaggagaatcacttgaatgcaggaggtggaagttgtagtgagccgagatcgcgctactgcactccagcctgagcaacagagtgagacactgtctcaaaaaaaaaaaaagaaaaagaaaagaaaagaaaaataaaagatgtgagGCTGTGACACGTGCTACAGCgtggatggaccttgaaaacacGGTGCCAAGTGAGGAAGCCAGACTCAGAAGGCCATGGAGTGTGTGATTACAGTCACATGAAAAATAGAGAAtgggcaaattcatagagacaggagaTTAGTTGGTGGGGGGACAAGGGGCAGGGAAGATTGTGGGGAGATGGCTAAAgggtgttgggtttttttttgtgggggattatgcaaatattcaaaaattgtgCTGGTTGCATagctctgtaaatatactaaaagccattaAATTGCACACTTTAAGTGGATGAATggtatggtatatgaattatatctcaaagtGGTTGCCCAAAAAAgagctggccgggtgtggtggctcacgcctgtaatctcagcactttgggaggctgaggtgggtggatcacctgaggtcaagtgttcaagaccagcctggccaacacggtgaaactttgtctctactaaaagtacaaaaattagctgggcatggtggtgggtgcctgtagtcccagctacttgggaggctgatgcaggagaatcacttgaacccaggaggcagaggttgcaatgagccgagattgtgccattgcactccagccggggcaacagagcaaaaactccatcacaaaaaataaaataaagtaaaataaataaataaataatcatagcCCTACATACAAAAGCTAAAACTGGcccatgtctataatcccagcactttgggaggccaaggcaggaggattgcttgagcccaggagttcaagaccagcctgggaaacatagtgagaccccatctctacaaaaaatgagagctgggcatggtggcacatgcctgtggtcctagctactggggaggctgaggtggaaggatcccttgagcccagctGTGATCAGACCACTggcactccatcctaggtgacagagtgagaacctgtctcaaaaaacaaaagctgaacTCTCCAGCCAGACATGATAGCGCAGAGAGAACATTCTCAAGGCAAGAAGTAAAAGCTGTTAGTACCTTAAGTCCTGGGCCAGAAACAGACACAATTTCACTTGCACCATATTAAACTGGTCAAGGCAGTCATGAGCTtgcccagattcaagggaaagGGAGTCCAGGAGTCTGTGGTCGGCTTGAACCTACCACACCCACTAATAGTATCAGGAGACGCTTAGCACTTACCAGTGCAGGAGTGTGGCAGCCCCATTTCATGGAGGACGAGAGGAGGAGTTAAATAACACCTCCAGGTCACCAGCctacagaaggcagagcttgtcCATTAACTTGGGCCCGCCTGTGCTCTTTCCCTCTGCATGGGCACCAAAGATTCTTACCTGTTTTGTCCTCTGCTGGCTTCCTGGCCCCGAGCACCGTGCCTGGCATGTAATAGATACTCTGCaagtattgattttatttatgttattttttttaaacagtctcgctgtgtcacccaggctggagtgcagtggcacaatctcggctcactacaatctccacctcctgggttcaagtgattctcctgcctcagcctcctgagtagctgggattacaggcacccaccaccacgcccagctaatttttgtatttttagtagagatggggtttcgccatgttggccaggctggtctcgaactcctaacctcaggtgatccgtctgccttggcctcccaaagtgctgggattacaggtgtgagccactgcacctgcctggCCACTGCAGGCATTGATTTTCCAACATGTACAGGGCATTTCCTGCGTGCGAGGCACTGCTTTACAAAATCatcacatttaatcttcatgCAACCCCGTGAGGTAGTTCTGTGAGGTAGAACCATAGAAATGGCCATGAGTAgtccaggcacgatggctcacgcctataatcccaccactttgggaggccgaggcggatggatcacaaggtcaagagttcaagaccagcctggccaccatggtgaaaccctgtcactactaaaaatacaaaaattagccaggtgtggcggtgcataaatataatcccagctactcaggaggctgaggcaggagaatcgcttgaacccgggaggtggaggttgcagtgagccgagttcacgccactgcacttcagcctgggtgacagagcaagactccatcgccagaaaaaaaaagtaaaagtaaaagaaatggcCGTAAGTGTAGGTAAAATCAGGTTGAATATTGACACTTTCCAATGGTTCCGTATACTCATACGCATttaacaggtgaggaaacagactcagagagaCTCAGTAacttcttgtttttgagacagagtcttgctctgttgcctaggctggagtgcaggggcacaatcacagttgactgcagcctcaacctcctgggctcaagcaatcctcccacctcagcctcccaagtagctgggaccacaggtgcgtgccatcacgcttgattaatttaaaacactttttttttttttttttttttttgataaagatAGGTTCTTACCTTttttgcccaagttggtcttgaactcgggctcaagtgatcctcccatctcagcctcccgaagtgccaggattacaggaacaagccactgtgctcagcgaGGTGCAGTAACTTGGCTGAAGTTATAAGGTGCTGGTAAGCCTGGGAATTCCAGCTGGAACCCAGTCTCGGGTGGGAAGACTCCAGGGTCTGTGCTCTGAGGCCTCCCATGCCCTGTGGCACTCAGGACAGAGGCCTGGAtggattgagtgaatgaatgactttgGCAGGGGGTGGGTGAAGAGACTGCTGTccccccagccctccctcctgACCATGTCCTCTCTCCTTCCCGCAGCCATCAAGGGATTCTGGACCACCTGCCCTTCCTTCTCCACCTTCTACTTCCTCTTTGCCATTTTTGTAGTGTCTACCATCTTTCACTGCCACCAGCGCCTGGCTCTGGTGCCCGCGCCCTGGGCATACTCAGCCCATGTGGTCCTGGCACCGAGACACCTCCCCCGAGAGGGGCTGTTCACTATCAACTCCAAGGGCCGCCTGGGGAACCAGATGGGTGAGTACGCCACGCTGTATGCCCTGGCCAAGATGAACGGGCGGCCTGCCTTCATCCCAGTCCAGATGCATAGCACCCTGGCCCCCATCTTCAGAATCACCCTGCCAGTGCTGCACAGCGCCACGGCCAGCAGGATCCCCTGGCAGAACTACCACCTGAACAACTGGATGGAGGAGAAGTACCGCCACATCCCTGGGCGCTATGTCCGCCTCACGGGCTACCCCTGCTCCTGGACCTTCTACCACCACCTCCGCCACGAGATCCTCCAGGAATTCACCCTGCATGACCACGTGCGTGAGGAGGCCCAGAAGTTCCTGCGGGGCCTGCAGGCCAAGTGGGCAGGGCAGGCGACCTTCGTGGGGGTCCATGTGCGCCGGGGGGACTATGTCCATGTCATGCCGCGTGTATGGAAGGGGGTGCTGGCCGACCGGGGCTACCTGCAGCGGGCCCTGGACTGGTTCCGGGCCCGCTGCCGCCTCCCGGTCTTTGTGGTCACCAGCGATGACATGGCCTGGTGCCGGGACAGCATCAACAACTCCGTTGGGGACGTGGTGTTCGCTGGCAATGGCCTCCAGGGCTCACCTGCCAAGGACTTCGCGCTGCTCACACAGTGCAACCACACCATCATCACTGTGGGCACCTTCGGGGTCTGGGCCGCCTACCTCGCAGGTGGGGACACCGTCT comes from Macaca fascicularis isolate 582-1 chromosome 19, T2T-MFA8v1.1 and encodes:
- the LOC102121228 gene encoding galactoside 2-alpha-L-fucosyltransferase SEC1 produces the protein MMKLCKPKNIVKEETQEALSVSYPGLEGTALLSLGECGDPQEDSLPSAQALSRPRMKAASSSGQGPLPARPPATVWDVSAVAPGGPAAGQPRAAWPRRLTAAIKGFWTTCPSFSTFYFLFAIFVVSTIFHCHQRLALVPAPWAYSAHVVLAPRHLPREGLFTINSKGRLGNQMGEYATLYALAKMNGRPAFIPVQMHSTLAPIFRITLPVLHSATASRIPWQNYHLNNWMEEKYRHIPGRYVRLTGYPCSWTFYHHLRHEILQEFTLHDHVREEAQKFLRGLQAKWAGQATFVGVHVRRGDYVHVMPRVWKGVLADRGYLQRALDWFRARCRLPVFVVTSDDMAWCRDSINNSVGDVVFAGNGLQGSPAKDFALLTQCNHTIITVGTFGVWAAYLAGGDTVYLANFTLPNSPFNMVFRPQAVFLPEWVGIAADLGQAGQNGL